One genomic region from Desulfomonilaceae bacterium encodes:
- the argF gene encoding ornithine carbamoyltransferase — protein MKKARHFLSLADCSKEQILGWIHRAQAMKRGEPGKGPDLPLEGKSVGLLFDKPSTRTRVSFDVGVYQLGGHPIFLNSRDIQLGRGEPIRDTARVLSRYLDAIVIRTFGQEIVEEFAKWSTIPVINALTDKSHPCQILGDLLTLQEAGLDILKMKAAWIGDGNNVANSWIYAAQKLGFQFVLACPEGYDPAVKVDCKNVKLTRNPLEAVKGANAISTDVWASMGQEKETVIRQEVFQGYQVNSGILKHAGDPVYVLHCLPAHRGEEISEDIMESDRSLIWNQAENRLHVQKALLEDLLSN, from the coding sequence ATGAAAAAAGCTCGACATTTCCTGAGTCTTGCCGATTGCTCCAAGGAACAGATTCTTGGATGGATCCACCGCGCCCAAGCCATGAAAAGAGGCGAACCCGGCAAAGGCCCCGATTTACCATTGGAGGGCAAGAGTGTTGGACTGCTTTTTGACAAGCCCTCCACAAGAACCAGAGTATCTTTTGATGTGGGTGTGTATCAGTTGGGCGGACACCCCATCTTTCTGAATTCGCGTGACATCCAGCTTGGTCGGGGTGAACCGATCAGGGACACGGCCCGAGTCCTCTCAAGATACCTCGACGCAATTGTAATACGAACCTTCGGCCAGGAAATAGTCGAGGAATTCGCGAAATGGTCCACCATTCCGGTAATAAACGCCCTGACCGACAAGTCCCACCCCTGCCAGATCCTCGGTGATCTATTGACCCTTCAGGAGGCTGGACTGGATATTTTAAAAATGAAGGCCGCATGGATCGGTGATGGAAACAACGTCGCGAATTCATGGATATATGCAGCCCAGAAACTCGGATTCCAATTTGTTTTGGCTTGTCCTGAAGGTTATGACCCCGCTGTAAAAGTTGACTGCAAGAATGTGAAACTGACCCGTAATCCATTGGAAGCGGTTAAAGGAGCCAATGCGATATCAACTGATGTCTGGGCTTCCATGGGACAGGAAAAAGAGACCGTGATCCGTCAAGAGGTCTTTCAGGGATATCAGGTGAACAGCGGCATACTTAAGCACGCCGGCGATCCTGTTTATGTGCTGCATTGTTTGCCGGCGCACCGTGGGGAAGAGATTTCGGAAGACATCATGGAGTCGGATCGCTCTTTAATATGGAATCAGGCTGAAAACAGGCTCCATGTTCAGAAGGCTCTACTAGAGGACTTGCTTAGCAATTGA
- the argH gene encoding argininosuccinate lyase: MGSKNSMNIPGKTDGSSGIRKGRFKEGMNPLFAKFNASISFDRRLFREDVQGSVAHVRMLGAQGIIPLDEAKRIEEGLNDVLDDFENGRFEFQEDLEDVHINIEEALKAKIGDVAGKLHTARSRNDQIALDLRLFLRNQSTLIKESLLDINKGLMEKAEENLDLIFPGYTHLQRAQPVRVSHHLMAYFQMFRRDWERFTDTDQRIDEMPLGSAALAGTTFAINRRMTAEYLKFSKLSRNSMDAVSDRDFAAEFVFNCCLVMAHLSRFSEELIMWSSSEFAFVELPDAFCSGSSIMPQKKNPDACELVRGKTGRVYGDMVALLTILKGLPLTYNKDLQEDKEPVFDAIDTTINSLKVMTGVIKGIRFRGDVMLEAASAPYLAATDVADSLARQGMPFREAHAHVGAIIRGKTSEPGFIPPTPEEMVESRCQEGATGKQSVTRQLEEGMEFLRQAGRDSQADGKKGKINSD; this comes from the coding sequence ATGGGCTCGAAAAACAGTATGAATATTCCGGGTAAAACTGACGGCTCTTCCGGCATTAGAAAGGGCCGATTCAAAGAAGGCATGAATCCGCTTTTTGCGAAATTCAACGCTTCAATCTCGTTTGATCGACGTCTATTCAGAGAGGATGTACAGGGCAGCGTCGCCCACGTGCGTATGCTGGGCGCTCAGGGCATAATCCCGCTGGATGAAGCGAAACGTATTGAAGAGGGGCTCAATGATGTCCTGGATGATTTTGAGAATGGCCGGTTCGAATTTCAGGAGGATCTGGAAGACGTTCATATAAACATCGAAGAAGCGCTGAAAGCTAAAATCGGTGATGTAGCCGGGAAGCTTCATACGGCTCGTAGCAGAAACGATCAGATAGCGCTGGATCTTCGTTTATTTCTGAGAAATCAGTCGACTTTGATAAAGGAATCCCTTCTCGATATTAACAAGGGTTTGATGGAAAAGGCGGAAGAGAATCTTGACCTGATTTTTCCAGGCTATACTCATTTGCAAAGGGCTCAGCCTGTAAGGGTGTCTCATCATTTAATGGCCTATTTTCAAATGTTCCGTAGGGACTGGGAGCGGTTTACCGACACTGACCAAAGAATCGATGAAATGCCTCTCGGGTCGGCCGCTCTCGCTGGGACCACCTTTGCTATCAACCGCAGGATGACGGCCGAATACCTGAAGTTTTCCAAATTGAGCCGAAACTCTATGGATGCGGTTTCGGATAGGGATTTCGCAGCCGAGTTCGTCTTCAATTGTTGTCTGGTGATGGCGCATCTGTCCCGTTTTTCCGAAGAGCTTATCATGTGGTCATCGTCCGAATTCGCTTTTGTGGAACTTCCCGATGCTTTTTGCTCCGGTTCAAGCATCATGCCTCAGAAAAAAAATCCCGACGCGTGTGAATTGGTGAGAGGAAAAACAGGCCGAGTTTATGGAGATATGGTTGCGCTTCTTACCATCCTTAAGGGATTGCCACTGACTTACAACAAGGATCTCCAGGAAGACAAAGAACCCGTCTTTGACGCCATCGACACGACGATCAACAGCCTTAAGGTCATGACCGGCGTGATAAAAGGGATCAGATTCAGGGGTGACGTCATGTTGGAAGCGGCGTCGGCTCCGTACCTTGCAGCGACCGACGTGGCAGACTCTCTTGCCCGTCAGGGAATGCCGTTTCGCGAGGCGCACGCTCACGTCGGCGCTATTATCCGTGGAAAAACATCCGAACCCGGCTTTATTCCTCCAACGCCGGAAGAAATGGTCGAATCAAGATGTCAGGAGGGCGCTACCGGAAAACAGAGCGTGACGCGCCAGTTGGAAGAAGGCATGGAATTCCTGCGGCAAGCCGGGCGCGATTCTCAAGCCGATGGCAAAAAGGGAAAAATCAACTCCGATTGA
- a CDS encoding argininosuccinate synthase yields MKQKDIKKIVLAYSGGLDTSVILRWLVETYECPVVAFAADLGQGEELDTLDDKAEASGAESIYVIDLKEDFVKYFVFPMFRANAVYEGTYLLGTSIARPCIAQAQMEIVAKENADAVSHGATGKGNDQVRFELTYYSINPEIKVIAPWRTWSFKSRSELIDYAKKYRIPVTSTVEKPYSMDRNLLHLSFEGGILEDPWAEPPSDMFVLTVDPRNAPDKAEEIVLTFEQGDPVAVNGVTMTPAVLLDHLNKLAGTHGVGRVDMVENRYVGMKSRGVYETPGGTVIHSARRALESITMDREVLKLKDEWIPRYAGLVYNGYWFSPERKILQSAIDMASSVVSGDVRLRIYKGSVTVTGRRSDNSLYDERFATFEQDQVYSQSDAEGFIRLNALRLRIGSLMARKRK; encoded by the coding sequence TTGAAACAGAAGGACATAAAAAAAATAGTTCTGGCCTATTCCGGAGGGTTGGACACTTCAGTAATCCTGAGGTGGCTGGTCGAAACCTATGAGTGCCCCGTTGTAGCCTTTGCGGCCGATCTTGGGCAGGGTGAAGAACTGGACACTCTGGATGACAAGGCCGAAGCGTCTGGGGCTGAGTCCATATACGTGATTGATCTCAAGGAAGATTTTGTAAAGTATTTCGTTTTCCCAATGTTTCGGGCGAACGCGGTTTATGAAGGGACATATCTTCTTGGGACATCAATAGCCAGGCCATGTATCGCCCAGGCGCAAATGGAAATAGTCGCAAAGGAAAACGCCGACGCCGTTAGCCATGGCGCTACCGGGAAGGGTAACGACCAGGTTCGGTTTGAACTGACATACTATTCAATCAACCCGGAGATTAAAGTTATTGCTCCATGGCGAACATGGTCGTTCAAGTCCAGATCGGAACTTATCGATTACGCGAAAAAATATAGGATTCCAGTAACATCCACCGTTGAAAAGCCTTACAGTATGGATAGAAATCTGCTTCATCTGAGCTTTGAAGGAGGAATACTGGAAGATCCATGGGCTGAACCCCCTTCAGACATGTTTGTGCTTACGGTCGATCCGAGGAATGCCCCTGACAAGGCGGAGGAGATCGTCCTGACTTTTGAGCAAGGTGATCCGGTCGCTGTAAATGGGGTAACGATGACTCCCGCTGTGTTGCTGGATCATTTGAACAAGCTGGCGGGAACTCACGGCGTGGGTCGTGTGGACATGGTAGAAAACAGGTACGTGGGTATGAAAAGCCGAGGCGTTTATGAGACTCCGGGCGGTACGGTCATCCACTCCGCCAGACGGGCCCTGGAATCCATAACGATGGATCGGGAGGTCCTAAAACTCAAGGATGAATGGATACCTCGCTATGCAGGGCTTGTATATAACGGTTACTGGTTTTCGCCGGAGAGAAAAATTCTTCAGTCCGCGATAGATATGGCGTCTTCCGTAGTATCCGGAGATGTAAGACTGCGAATTTACAAGGGTAGTGTTACGGTTACAGGCAGAAGATCGGACAACTCTCTGTACGATGAGAGGTTTGCGACCTTTGAGCAGGATCAGGTCTATTCGCAATCCGACGCTGAGGGGTTCATCCGCCTTAACGCCTTGAGATTAAGAATCGGATCCCTTATGGCCAGGAAAAGGAAATAG